The region ATAGCCATTTCAAGAATTGCAAGTAATTTTGAACTTAAGTTTATTATAATATTGTGTTTACACTTGAACTGCCAAATAATGTTACAAAGTTACAAGTTACATGTTATAATAATCTCAGTTGAAAAAAATCATGCattcaaatttttaaacatttaatctatatttttgtatttttcatactttaaatttatattttttaaagtttgtattTGTGTCAATCAAGTTATCATTTCATTTCagtattgaaaatatacaaatataatctaATTTTCAAGATATTCATTTATCAATCATTTGTAATTTGAAATTTTAGAACGAATTAGAAACAatagcatacatgcacacatatacagaggcacacacacatgcacacatgcatgcattcagagagagagagagaagtaaaggaagaaagaaagattattttataaaaagagCTTGGGCTTTTGTGAAATGGCATCTCCAAACACAACTGCTCTTTTGTTAACTGTTTACAGAAGCAACTGCCTTTCATACAATCACagcctgttttctttttttttcttttccttgagcTTCCTTGTGGCAGTAATACAAGCAGCATATATCAATCCAGTAAGCTGTGGCCTCTCACATACTCTTTATCACCAACGAAGCTGTAATTCCTTAAAGATGAGGTGGTTTCAAGAGTTTTGTTCATTTTGTACATGATCACAAACTCTTAATGAAAATAATCACCTACAGTGGTGCATATTCATAGAATGGCTGCTGTCACATTCTGTTACTCATGTTTGCACGTAACATAAGAGTTCCATCAACCCAAGTGTTTGGTCTAGATATCATTGACTGCCACAATGAGATTTCATCACCAACAGCATCCATCCAATCAACATATCTCCGACTACAAATAcctaaagagaaaatatttttaaatatattacttaaAAATACATCAGAAgggaattttctatattttatgtattttgttgacAAAATTTATGTTATATTAACTGACAAGTGTTAACTcatagaacaaacaaaaaaatgttatatcaTGCTAAGTAAATAGGatataccacaaccaccaccatctgcCCTACTGCCACCACTTACATGACTTACAAGTATTTTTCTGACAAAGAAACATATGGAACAagttgcagcagcagtaatgTAATTCCACCTTGTTtttaattgtgaaatattttgattaagTATATTCTCTATTCTTTTGTTATACATACTATTttttataatgaaaacataaaaagacaaaaataaaatgtcattagTGTAAAAATCTATATCTTGTACAATAGTACTAAACCACAATTTTGTCAACTTGCAAGGAAGGTTAATCCAGCTAAGAAGCTAGATACTTATTTGGATTATGATGCTATTCCTGTATTCCCAAACACTAAttgtaaatcaaaattaaaatatcttcCATCTACATGCCTGAGAGTCAGATACTATTGCAGCAGATCTGTTTACATACACTGGTGCATATAGATGTGAACAGTGGAATCCAACATCTATCCTAATATACTTACAAGCAAGGAGAGAGAAGTAAATTCAGCACTGGAAAACAACGCCATGTAATTTGATTTTTAAAGTGTTGTCAATAATTAGAGCATTGAGAATGTCCTCTTTTGGTATctatttacagttgagtgaattggagcacTGAGAGCTGAACAACTTTTCAATGGATGTAGCATAGCACCAATGACTAAGAACAAACTGCTAGTACATTTACTCTACAATCAACCAGACATCTATAGTTCTAGAACAATAACAATCTTAATAAATACTAATTTTGGTTAAACTTTATCAATAAAATTTAACATATGCCTCTCCAGATTTGATAATTTTATGTAGAACTAAtgtttattagtattatcataaaatatttttctccccaaGCTAGATGCATTTACCTATATCCCCATAGGAGAGAAAATTCAGACAAAACTTATGCATTCTATTAGTTTTTCATACTTATAATAAATTCTTAGATGATCAAGATCTCAATTCATATTGACCAAATTTTTAAACAGTTATAGCTTCATTTTGTTTCACTCACAGCTTTtctttaatttgaaataaatataagtataaaatgtattttagaaaaaGGTATTcacagttgtttatttttaattagaaataaatttatcaCTCTATTTTCATACATTGTTTGGGGGTGGCATATAAGTAGCCTCAAGAAATGCTTGAGAATGAAGTAAACATTGCTAATTGCAGTTGCTTCAGTTTAATGCAAAAGTAATGAAATACACTAACTagatgtttcaattaatttcaaatgatCAAGATTTTAATgggatgacatacatatatgtgtgtgtgtgtgtgtgtgagtgtatttatttattccattagaCTTTGAAAGTGTAGAGCTACATGATACATATTTCACAAGGACTGTAAACATAACATCACCATTTTGCTCAGACAGCCTCACACAAAGATGCAAAATATCAATAttcacaaacaagcatacaaTAGGATTCTAAGCAGTTTCCTTTTACATGTCTAAGTATAATGTTCTTATAATAAAACTCTAACATAACATGATGAACAAAAATTCTTACCTGATCCTAAATTCAATCGAACGCCACCAAGAAAATCATTACTTGATATACGATCATAATCCCACAGAGTGAGTTCTAGGCATCGGTCAGCCAGCAAACTAGCAGACACATCTTCAAATATAAAGCAATGATTCCAAACCGGGTTGCAATTTTTCTTTACCACTGGAGTTTTTTGCTTTGATGATCGGTTCTTTTCTGGTAATAAATACCTGCAAAGTGAAatagaattcttttattttttaactggtTTCAGActttggactgtgaccatgcttgggcaccaccttcaagagtttagtcaatcatatcaactcatctccccagtacttatttttaaatctgatacttattatatctactatatatctatttattaatatcCATTTGTTGAACCATGAAGTtatgagacataaacaaacacagacacacacatacaacaatatTCCTTACAGATTCCATCAGTCAAATTTCACACAAAAGGCATCAGTCAACTTGAGgcaaaaatagaagacacttgccctaagtgctacacagtgagatCAAACCCAAGACTATATGGTTGCagagtaaacttcttaatcacacagtcatgtAAAACTTATTCATAGCCAAACATTTTACAAACCTAGGCTTGTGGCAGtgagattaagaagtttgctgcaCAGTCACTTGGTTCTAACTGTGACTTCTCTGCATGGTAgcttgggcaagaatcttctactatgGACTTGGGTTGACTTGAGTGGAACTGGGTGAACAGAAATTGTATAAGCCCATTGAATGGGCTCTATTTGTGATTCATGGGTCCAGTCATGTTAAACAGTGCTGCACTACTCTAGCATGAAGATTATATTAAGGGTATGAGTATTTGTGATATACTCATCCATTTCCATTATAACTCATTAACTAAGTGGTTCTGTAGATGGAACAACTGGATCTCACATTCATCAAAATCGAAAGACAGTCAATCATTATGATCCCATATTAGCACTTATTTCATATGtgactaaatacatacatattcaaatattccCACACAGGAACATGTGCTACAAGATAGCTTAAGTATTAACAGATtgacatatgtattatatagatgGTTACATGTGTTACCAGCACAAAAATAGATCTACCAACCAAAGTTTGATATACTTCATGTTCTAACATGTGATTCCATAATCTGGCAATATACCAGAAAGATTAAAAATACGCAAATTACTTTTGaagtaaaatggaagaaaattttagATAGTAGTTGGAACAAAGTTTATCAAACAAGTAAGAATGATATAAAAACAGCCATACATAACAACTGTGattaataagaaataagaaatgaatatgCTAAAGTCATATCCTCTAAATAGTCGATGAAAAACTTCCAAAATGTAACATAAAATGGAAATACTAAAATGGAAGAAAGccatatatacattgaaaacattacaaatacaaaagAGTTAGCCATCATCAAAGCATGAACAACTAGATGTTAGATAAGTTAAGTCAATTTATAAACATGAGCTCACACACAACTTCCATTAGTTTCTAAATGGATTAAATAACTACTGTGTTAATAGTGGCTGCTGCGAAATAGTAATGTACTTATGATCTAGAAAGTACTTATGATATTAAGAGGTGGTAAGAGAAAATGTTTACTGAAACATAAGGAAGAATAACAGAAACATTCCTACTAAACAGAAGACATAATAATGGTGCCTTCTAATGAAAAGTGACCAATACCAAGATGAAATGTCAGCAAGAAAATTCCTTAAATATGGATTGAACTAATACAAGGTATGCCTActgttttgatttatttaatatataagtcAAAGCAACAGAAACTGTTTATgagaataaagagagaagagaacaCACTTATACACCAGTGCTCTCTTCTGTGGTCAAATTAGTAACTCAAGTTTTCAGTTCAGCAATGAAGTGAAAACTTACTGAAACATCTATATGTTCCTTTAGATAACTtgagataaatattctttattttctttatgggCTATATTTGAAGTTCAATGTCACTGATTATTTAATTCACATACAATATGTGAAGAAATTGACAAATAATCAGTTTTCTGCTTGATATAATGTATCAGACAATATTTCTTCTTGTCTTGAAATGTGCACACTGATTGTGAACAAAGGGTTATTGTTCATAGAAACAGTAtcatttgtttacaatcatcCATAAAAGTATATCTAGGCTGTTGTTCATTAGAATAGGGGAGACATTACCTATGCTGGATATGAGTagggattggcaacaggaagtgcattCAGTAGTAGGAATATTTGCTTCAACAAAGTAATCATATGACCCATGCAAGTACAGAAAACTAGACCTTTAAAATGATGactgtttgttcgtttgtttgtttgtatgtatgtcattattcagttttatttcaaaattttttgccaatagagaaagagttgatttctaacctagatcctggaatttcaacaacattaacaagatatttttgcatgtatgtgcgtaaatgTGAGTATTTGGAGTCAATGCATGTGCagacttgtatgttttgttttatgtatgtagtcTCATGTAtacagttgcatgtctagacatgcgcatatgtatatgtgtatgtcattattcagttttatttcaagatttcttgccaatagagaaggagctggtttctaacctagtatgtatatatgtaaaatcattgtcattattatcgcCTTCCCCTACTTGCATGGACTAGAGAAGTTTTTCCCAATATTGTGTCTCATCCCTTGCTGCTATCTCTTGCCATCCTATTCTTGATATTCAGCatcctgagatcagccttcatcAATTCTTTCCAtatcttcctttgttttctcttttatagGGTCCTCTATTTGTACCACTTGGCCCTTTTTCACCAAATCCTCATTCTTTGTACACATCAGGTGTCCATACCATCTCAGTCTTTCTTTGTCAGCACACTCATGCTTCATTGTTCATGCATACCGATAATATTACATATCCAGTGAAGCATGCAAACTTTACTTCTACCCAGCCTTTGCACATCTTCCacattcaatgtccattttcaCTACTGCGCAACATTGCCATTGCTCCATCACTCAGAGCATTGTTTTGGTGCCATATATcattttagtaaaacaacttaccCTTTACAGAAAGGATCAGAATATCCTCCAGATCTAACTGCTGTCAAATTTTTGGCCTCTTTAATGTAAACATGAAGTTGTCCTCCATCTGAAACTTCAGATCTGCCATCTCTACTGTGCTTTAAAGATGTTGTGGACCCCGTTAGCAGTTTATCACCAGTTACAAACTTTAATGACAAGGTCAGCTCGCCTTTGTATGAAAGAGATGATGGCAAATATTCTtgctacagaaaacaaaaaacaaaaatttatcacTGTTAATTCATTATTGAAATAGTTTATTAGTTTTGTTGGTCCCTGTGGctttcttaaccctttaacatttggactactcagtcaaatgtatcacttatttttttcaaattgttttgattaattcaaaaaaaaataagtgatacatttatttttttcaaattgttttgaattaatcatttattatcttgtagctttgaggctTCTATGATGTGacagtttattttcaaaattacattgtagggtaggtgtgagaggctagatctggctgattaaagcaaaagatatataaaatatttgggccagatatggtcagtttaaatactaaaggattaaaagaaAGCACCGTTTCTTCATTCTAATTCTAAGTtacttagttttctttttacatcatacATTTTATGAAAATCAGCACCATTTGTTATAGGTTTCCAGTGGACCAATCACAGGTTTATAGTCTTTCTTATGTAAGAGACTGATAAAGAGGAGCCTGAGTGGCTTGGACACAATAAATAACAGACACATTGAACAGTTTGTGAATTTATGCCAACATTTCTTGGTGCTTAATAATATACATTActttacaaataaaagtaaatataaaataaatataataatggcttATGTGTTTTTTAAACAGCTATTAAGATATTttcacaatgtaattattttagctTCAACAAACAACCTGAGACTAAGCcatttgccaaataaatacaatTCTGAACTCAAACTACTTTTTGGTATGCAAAGccaataattttttctctttgttattggactgtgaccatgctgagcattgccttaaagggtttagttaaacaaatcaaccccagtacttattctttttaagtacttattctatcagtctctttttttttataaccaaaCTGCAAAAttacagacataaacaaaccaacactggtggagaaacacatgcgtgtgtgtgtatgtgcatgtgagagagagagagaaatagtcttccacacagtttcagagtttccatctaccaaatccactaataaagcattggttggctcagagctttagtagaaggcacttgcccaaggtgctacacagtgggactgaacccaaaactatgtggttgcaaagtaagtTTCTTAACAGCATAGTCATGTCTGCATCTAAAGGTTTTTATCACAAAATGTTTCCACTGGGAACCCTGATGAAAATAAGTTTATAGATACTTTTGttacataattttataattatatttcatgttatttatcttgataaatctatatatgtatctatagtttatttcatatattgataTGAAAACCAAAAATGTAGCATAACTTACTCTTTGCTGCAGTTGATGCCATTTTAATGTAGGTCCTTCAAACCGGTAGTAATCAAATGGAATGGTAACTTCTCCTAAGAAATCATTCCTACCAAAGCGATCATTATGCCACACAGTCAACCACAATGTCCGATTTTCTAGCTCACTTTTGGCAATGTAATACTAAAAGAGAAAGGTAAGTGAATGAGAGacaatttcacaaataaaaacatactGTATTTTATAGAATAAGGGATGCACAGGCACATTAGATATACCACAATTTCAGCAGTATATGTTTAAGAAAAAGATTTTTAGTGCCTTATTAGCCCAACTTCACAGACTGTATTTTCCGCACAGAAGTCaatgtagtatatagtgtaaacttgtagtttaaatattcaaatattgtcactatctttccaaatactgaatttcacatgaaatttttggttctccaaagttgtcttggtgtataaaGTAACCTACCTTTTgagttgtaaattttggtctgaaaaatttggcttgtgtgctggaaaatatggtaaggACCTGGGGTGATCTTTTTGAGACATTTCATGGAGGAGAAAAATGTGTGCCATATTTGTCATCAAATACAGTAAATTAAATTtacgaaaaacaagaaaatgtttataatgataattattaattttcaggTTGTTTTATACTCAAAAATGATAAATTACCAAACTGTCTAGAGCAAAGGTTCTCAACCCATTTTGGCCAAAGGCCCCCTTCTGACCCTTGGAGTCACCCCCCCACCGctctagaaaatatttttatttttcaatatactacttattttgatattagcaggtaatgattaaaaaataaaggacgtCATTTTACCTATGTGCTTGTATGCAGTCAGGAGTAcagatgtacaaattgaaatgtaaaaaaaacaaaaaacaaataatgaattgaaagtttggtaattgcatttatttccaccaTGCAACACTTATGAGATCAACATGTTGTCTATCAAAAGAGTGCTCTTTGGTACAAGTAAATGCCAATGAAATCATTTCAAACCTTTCTGATTTCCCTTATCAAAACTTGTGCAACAATCTGACATATAAGTTATTGTCACCTGGGAAGAGGATTTTTTATGCTcaagaaagagagtgtatttgatagaaaatgttgaaatacatatgtacttcatAAAAGTAGAAAATTGTGGAGGATGGTATTCACTGTACTTGGATCTAGTTTGACTGAGCCACAAAATCAGCTTCcttttaaaatgatgtaaaagaaTCTGAAAATTTGTCATATTAAAGGTTCATTAAAGGTTATTCAGGATCTAgtttgtttcattcacaaaatctgtatatttaaaaggaagtaaaaaatctgaaaattggttATCTTGATGCAGTTTTCCATGCTTATTCCTATGAAGCCATCAACTTCTGGAGAAAAAATTTGACACacacaaaatctttttttaatttctggcTTCATAATACagaatttccaaataattttttaaatacttcaaaatcaaaattgcgtaaatatgtgtgtcagaaacagtagttaaaaaataagaaaatagattttGGGGAGATCTCTTATTATGACTgacttttattccattattctaataTCTTCACCACTCttccaatttcatttttcttcttaaaaagaAGGCTTTCATCTACTTGGAGCATATGTTGTACTACTGCATGGCTGTCTGTCTGCTAATATTGCTGATGGACATGCAGCATATCACTGGCATTTCACAAATAAAGTCCGGGATTATGTGAAAAAGTCTGGAGACTGTCAATTGACTCTCAtccataaaagtatttaaaaattatttggaaattataaagagaaacagaTGGTAGATTTggactgtctgtattttaaaaccataaattttaaaaaaattggtgGGAGGGGAGATTTTATTCTTGTATAATCATATCAATTCCATTATGCAGGagtcagaaaaggaaaaaaaatttgtaaaaattcataaaaatacaaaagttatGAGGTGTTTTAAGCACACNNNNNNNNNNNNNNNNNNNNNNNNNNNNNNNNNNNNNNNNNNNNNNNNNNNNNNNNNNNNNNNNNNNNNNNNNNNNNNNNNNNNNNNNNNNNNNNNNNNNNNNNNNNNNNNNNNNNNNNNNNNNNNNNNNNNNNNNNNNNNNNNNNNNNNNNNNNNNNNNNNNNNNNNNNNNNNNNNNNNNNNNNNNNNNNNNNNNNNNNNNNNNNNNNNNNNNNNNNNNNNNNNNNNN is a window of Octopus bimaculoides isolate UCB-OBI-ISO-001 chromosome 10, ASM119413v2, whole genome shotgun sequence DNA encoding:
- the LOC106879476 gene encoding synaptotagmin-like protein 5; translation: MLTFVRGRKKQKHASQASSEDARSEISNQSYMYDQQSDSSSVHTTPDHRTNGSKRRLDIDPSLPSITISEAEGGSRDSLSSYYSNAGEVNYGKINVTGDIQFGLDYDYKTSCLEIRVKQCRNLAPADVKKNKSDPYVKSYLLPDKTKTGKRKTKVKKNSLNPTFDETLRYYIAKSELENRTLWLTVWHNDRFGRNDFLGEVTIPFDYYRFEGPTLKWHQLQQRQEYLPSSLSYKGELTLSLKFVTGDKLLTGSTTSLKHSRDGRSEVSDGGQLHVYIKEAKNLTAVRSGGYSDPFCKGYLLPEKNRSSKQKTPVVKKNCNPVWNHCFIFEDVSASLLADRCLELTLWDYDRISSNDFLGGVRLNLGSGICSRRYVDWMDAVGDEISLWQSMISRPNTWVDGTLMLRANMSNRM